A single region of the Streptomyces sp. ITFR-16 genome encodes:
- a CDS encoding histidine phosphatase family protein translates to MTLFYVVQHAEKEQQPGDQGLTELGRSQARRTAQWLSRRGLRTLVSSPLRRARETAQAIVAETGLELRVDARLLERTNWEEGCSREEFMADWAASVRDRDHTPRTGVSSREAGARFRALLLDYASVPGPVAVTTHGGATVDLLRTLLGDEALSPKLLHEGVPSCAVTTIEGLTVLDIASTEHLDPGGRPGGEAWRPVRRRP, encoded by the coding sequence ATGACGCTCTTCTACGTGGTTCAGCATGCCGAGAAGGAGCAGCAGCCCGGTGATCAAGGGCTCACCGAACTCGGGCGGTCACAGGCCAGGCGGACAGCGCAATGGCTCAGCCGTCGGGGCCTGCGGACCCTGGTGAGCAGTCCGTTGCGGCGGGCCCGGGAGACGGCGCAGGCCATCGTCGCCGAGACGGGGCTCGAACTCCGCGTGGACGCCCGGCTGCTGGAGCGGACGAACTGGGAGGAGGGCTGTTCCCGGGAGGAGTTCATGGCCGACTGGGCCGCGTCCGTGCGGGACCGCGACCACACCCCCCGGACCGGAGTCTCCTCACGTGAGGCCGGCGCCAGGTTCCGCGCCCTGCTCCTCGACTACGCGTCCGTGCCGGGGCCGGTGGCGGTGACCACGCACGGCGGAGCCACCGTCGATCTGCTGCGGACGCTCCTCGGTGACGAGGCGCTGTCGCCGAAGCTGCTGCACGAGGGCGTGCCCTCCTGCGCCGTCACCACGATCGAGGGCCTGACGGTCCTCGACATCGCGTCCACGGAGCATCTGGACCCGGGCGGCCGACCCGGCGGGGAGGCCTGGCGGCCGGTCAGGAGGCGTCCTTGA
- a CDS encoding MFS transporter, translating to MTETTEPDVSRTRIFADLTPLRTSPDYRRLWFGNTVSWVGQGMTSLAVSLQVYDLTGSAFSVGLIGFCSLVPLVVFGLYGGAIADTVDRRKLGLVSAFGSFVLSVGLVAVTVAGVERVGLLYGVVALQAVCLALNSPARSSMIARLLPAGQLPAANALNSITSTTGMLVGPMLGGLVVGWWGYRAAYGVDAVTFTASLYAMWRLPSMLPERGEGEGAARKRASVLDGLRFLGTRPTLRMTFLSDLCAMVLAHPRALFPVVAVVWYGGDARTTGLLVAAPALGALLGGVFSGWLGRIRRHGLAVLFAVAAWGTAIAVFGLTRQLWLGLIFLALAGAADTTSMVFRNTMLQAAVPDEMRGRLQGVFIVVVAGGPRLGDFVAGSVADLASPEIAVTGGGIACVTAVALLALRWPGFARYDARDAAKRP from the coding sequence GTGACCGAAACGACCGAACCAGATGTATCCCGCACCCGAATATTCGCCGACCTGACCCCGCTGCGGACCTCGCCCGACTACCGGCGGCTCTGGTTCGGGAACACCGTTTCCTGGGTCGGGCAGGGCATGACGTCGCTCGCCGTCTCGCTCCAGGTGTACGACCTCACCGGATCGGCCTTCTCCGTCGGGCTCATCGGATTCTGTTCGCTCGTTCCGCTCGTCGTCTTCGGGCTGTACGGCGGGGCGATCGCCGACACCGTCGACCGGCGCAAGCTGGGGCTGGTCAGTGCGTTCGGGTCGTTCGTGCTCTCGGTCGGGCTGGTGGCGGTCACCGTCGCGGGGGTGGAGCGGGTCGGGCTGCTGTACGGGGTCGTGGCGCTCCAGGCCGTCTGCCTCGCGCTCAACTCGCCCGCCCGCAGCTCGATGATCGCCCGGCTGCTGCCGGCCGGACAGCTGCCCGCCGCCAACGCGCTGAACTCCATCACCAGCACCACCGGCATGCTCGTCGGACCGATGCTCGGCGGGCTCGTCGTCGGCTGGTGGGGCTACCGGGCCGCGTACGGCGTGGACGCCGTCACCTTCACCGCCTCGCTCTACGCGATGTGGCGGCTGCCCTCGATGCTGCCCGAGCGGGGCGAGGGGGAGGGCGCGGCCCGGAAGCGGGCGTCGGTGCTGGACGGGCTGCGGTTCCTCGGAACCCGGCCCACGCTGCGGATGACCTTCCTCAGCGACCTGTGCGCCATGGTGCTCGCCCACCCCCGCGCCCTGTTCCCCGTCGTGGCCGTCGTCTGGTACGGGGGCGATGCGAGGACCACCGGGCTGCTGGTCGCCGCCCCGGCGCTCGGGGCGCTGCTCGGCGGGGTGTTCTCCGGCTGGCTGGGGCGCATCCGGCGCCACGGGCTCGCCGTGCTGTTCGCCGTCGCCGCCTGGGGCACGGCCATCGCCGTCTTCGGACTGACCCGGCAGCTCTGGCTCGGGCTGATCTTCCTGGCGCTGGCCGGGGCCGCCGACACCACGTCCATGGTCTTCCGCAACACCATGCTCCAGGCCGCCGTGCCGGACGAGATGCGCGGGCGGCTGCAGGGCGTGTTCATCGTCGTGGTGGCCGGCGGCCCCCGGCTCGGCGACTTCGTGGCCGGCTCCGTCGCCGACCTGGCGTCCCCGGAAATCGCCGTGACCGGGGGAGGCATCGCCTGCGTGACCGCCGTGGCACTGCTCGCCCTGCGCTGGCCCGGCTTCGCCCGCTACGACGCGCGCGACGCGGCGAAACGTCCGTGA
- a CDS encoding carboxyl transferase domain-containing protein — protein sequence MADRLTAREAIAALTADFTESAAPAGETAADGPLDWAGYADARARATERTGEQESVVHGTATVGGRPCVLISFEFGFLGGSLGQRTGDRLEAAYEEAVTRRLPLVSLIATGGSRMQEGMIALTQLHRVARASARLRAAGPAQLAVLRDPTTGGGWATLGAGADVILALPGAQVGFAGSRVRPADADPAAYAAEGQLAAGQIDAVVRPGELPAAVGHWLRALAHRDTPPSPAPVPAALAATGPPRTGWDAVLRARAADRPHAEAYLDAYFDLRLPLNGDRCGGTDAGLLCGFGLREDGPVAYVAQCGTATRPAGYRTAARVIRLADRLGVPVLTLVDTPGAANDAEAERAGAGAAIADAFAAIAAARVPVTTLVIGEGGSGGALALAAPGNTHVTPDSYFSVIAPELAAAILKRSPDQVHATAGQLRLRPQDLVDLGVARSVVRPDTRER from the coding sequence ATGGCTGACCGGCTGACGGCCCGTGAGGCGATCGCCGCCCTCACCGCCGACTTCACCGAATCCGCCGCGCCCGCCGGGGAGACCGCCGCCGACGGCCCGCTCGACTGGGCGGGCTACGCCGACGCGCGGGCCCGGGCCACCGAGCGCACCGGCGAACAGGAGTCCGTCGTCCACGGCACCGCCACGGTCGGCGGCCGTCCCTGCGTCCTGATCTCGTTCGAGTTCGGCTTCCTGGGCGGCTCGCTCGGGCAGCGCACCGGCGACCGGCTGGAGGCGGCGTACGAGGAGGCCGTGACCCGGCGGCTCCCCCTCGTCTCGCTGATCGCGACGGGCGGCAGCCGGATGCAGGAGGGCATGATCGCGCTCACCCAGCTGCACCGGGTGGCCCGTGCGTCGGCCCGGCTGCGGGCGGCCGGTCCCGCACAGCTCGCGGTCCTGCGCGACCCGACGACCGGCGGCGGCTGGGCCACGCTGGGGGCGGGCGCCGATGTGATCCTCGCGCTGCCCGGGGCGCAGGTCGGGTTCGCCGGGTCACGGGTGCGGCCGGCGGACGCGGACCCCGCCGCGTACGCCGCCGAGGGCCAGCTCGCGGCCGGGCAGATCGACGCGGTCGTCCGGCCCGGGGAGCTGCCCGCCGCGGTGGGCCACTGGCTGCGGGCGCTCGCCCACCGCGACACCCCGCCCTCCCCCGCCCCGGTCCCCGCCGCCCTCGCCGCGACCGGGCCGCCCCGGACCGGCTGGGACGCCGTGCTCCGGGCGCGGGCGGCGGACCGGCCGCACGCCGAGGCGTATCTCGACGCGTACTTCGACCTGCGGCTCCCGCTGAACGGGGACCGCTGCGGCGGCACGGACGCCGGGCTGCTCTGCGGGTTCGGGCTGCGCGAGGACGGTCCGGTGGCGTACGTCGCCCAGTGCGGGACCGCGACCCGCCCGGCCGGCTACCGCACCGCGGCCCGGGTGATCAGACTGGCCGACCGGCTCGGCGTCCCGGTCCTCACCCTGGTCGACACCCCGGGCGCGGCCAACGACGCCGAGGCGGAGCGGGCAGGTGCGGGCGCGGCCATCGCGGACGCCTTCGCCGCCATCGCGGCGGCCCGGGTCCCGGTCACCACGCTGGTGATCGGCGAGGGCGGCTCGGGCGGGGCGCTGGCCCTGGCGGCACCCGGCAACACCCATGTCACCCCGGACAGCTACTTCTCGGTCATCGCCCCGGAGCTGGCGGCGGCGATCCTGAAGCGCTCCCCGGACCAGGTCCACGCCACGGCCGGCCAACTGCGGCTGCGCCCGCAGGACCTGGTGGACCTGGGTGTGGCCCGTTCGGTGGTCCGGCCGGACACGCGGGAGCGCTGA
- a CDS encoding glycoside hydrolase family 16 protein, with the protein MNRIAFSGTSARTSPGAGRRARRRLPAALTALALCLPLAGLTGPDWLSGTAEAGEPAARADTAADWTTMFRDDFDGASGTGLNRADWLYDIGTSYPGGAANWGTGEIETSTDSTDNVYQDGSGHLVIKPVRDASGHWTSGRVETQRTDFAAPAGGQLQLSASLKQPDPASGLGYWPAFWAMGADARPVGATNWPSIGELDIMEDVNALSQHSTTFHCGQWAGECHDPDGISSGLQPCDGCQTGFHTYSVIVDRRDTSAEQLRFYLDGVQTFAVDQNEVSDATWKAAVDHGFFAIFDVAIGGSYPDKVCGCTSPGADISSGAGMSVDWFAAEVSQS; encoded by the coding sequence ATGAACAGGATCGCTTTCTCCGGCACCTCCGCGCGCACCTCCCCCGGCGCTGGGCGCCGCGCCCGACGGCGTCTGCCGGCCGCACTCACCGCCCTCGCGCTCTGCCTGCCGCTGGCCGGACTGACGGGCCCCGACTGGCTCTCGGGCACGGCCGAGGCAGGCGAGCCCGCCGCCCGGGCGGACACGGCCGCCGACTGGACCACCATGTTCAGGGACGACTTCGACGGCGCGAGCGGAACGGGCCTCAACAGGGCCGACTGGCTCTACGACATCGGCACCAGCTACCCCGGCGGGGCCGCCAACTGGGGCACCGGCGAGATCGAGACGTCCACGGACTCGACGGACAACGTCTACCAGGACGGCTCGGGCCACTTGGTGATCAAGCCCGTCCGGGACGCCTCCGGGCACTGGACGTCCGGCCGGGTGGAGACCCAGCGCACCGACTTCGCCGCACCGGCCGGCGGACAGCTCCAGCTCAGCGCCTCCCTGAAACAGCCCGACCCGGCCTCCGGACTCGGCTACTGGCCGGCCTTCTGGGCGATGGGCGCCGACGCCCGCCCGGTCGGGGCCACCAACTGGCCCAGCATCGGCGAGCTGGACATCATGGAGGACGTCAACGCGCTCAGCCAGCACTCCACCACGTTCCACTGCGGCCAGTGGGCGGGCGAGTGCCACGATCCCGACGGAATCAGCAGCGGACTGCAGCCCTGCGACGGCTGCCAGACCGGCTTCCACACGTACTCGGTGATCGTCGACCGCCGGGACACCTCGGCCGAGCAGCTGCGCTTCTACCTGGACGGCGTCCAGACCTTCGCGGTCGACCAGAACGAGGTGTCCGACGCGACGTGGAAGGCCGCCGTCGACCACGGCTTCTTCGCGATCTTCGACGTGGCGATCGGCGGGTCGTATCCGGACAAGGTCTGCGGCTGCACCTCACCCGGGGCCGACATCAGCTCCGGCGCGGGGATGAGCGTGGACTGGTTCGCGGCCGAGGTGAGCCAGTCCTGA
- a CDS encoding VOC family protein: MAAEALGTPCWADATFSDIEAAKRFYGELLGWTYGESLPEFGNYTQAYLDGRAVAALMPPMPGQDVPAAWCLYLASPDAEATTAKVRENGGTVLVEPMRVGEFGTMVLAADPGGAAFGIWQAGTHEGFQARTVPGAYAWAEVFTRQPEKSDAFFPAVFEYGVKRMDDDSVDFALYDLGADPVLGRMKMTDDFPPEVPPYLNVYFTVADCDAAVEKAQAMGAVLRFGPMSMPFGRFAALTDPEGAPFSVIDGTTTEGDPPALKDAS; encoded by the coding sequence ATGGCCGCAGAAGCATTGGGCACACCGTGCTGGGCCGACGCGACATTCAGTGACATCGAGGCGGCGAAGCGCTTCTACGGCGAGCTGCTGGGCTGGACGTACGGCGAGTCGCTGCCCGAGTTCGGAAACTACACGCAGGCCTATCTGGACGGCAGGGCGGTCGCCGCCCTGATGCCTCCGATGCCGGGCCAGGACGTGCCGGCCGCCTGGTGTCTGTACCTCGCCTCGCCGGACGCGGAGGCCACCACCGCGAAGGTCCGCGAGAACGGCGGCACGGTCCTGGTGGAACCGATGCGGGTCGGCGAGTTCGGCACGATGGTCCTGGCCGCCGACCCGGGCGGTGCCGCCTTCGGCATCTGGCAGGCGGGCACCCACGAGGGCTTCCAGGCCCGCACGGTGCCCGGCGCCTACGCCTGGGCCGAGGTCTTCACCCGTCAGCCCGAGAAGTCGGACGCCTTCTTCCCGGCCGTCTTCGAGTACGGCGTGAAGCGCATGGACGACGACTCGGTCGACTTCGCCCTCTACGACCTGGGCGCCGACCCGGTGCTGGGCCGGATGAAGATGACGGACGACTTCCCGCCCGAGGTGCCGCCGTACCTGAACGTGTACTTCACGGTGGCGGACTGCGACGCGGCGGTCGAGAAGGCCCAGGCGATGGGGGCGGTGCTCCGGTTCGGCCCGATGAGCATGCCGTTCGGCCGCTTCGCGGCCCTGACCGACCCGGAGGGCGCCCCGTTCTCGGTGATCGACGGCACGACGACGGAGGGCGACCCCCCCGCCCTCAAGGACGCCTCCTGA
- a CDS encoding PQQ-dependent sugar dehydrogenase, with protein sequence MSLSSPSRSRWARTAVALTLVAAAGLTAGAATAAPSAPTAAHAPADIPAADYQQVQLALGAAELGEAMSLAVLPDRSVVHTARDGTVRLTDASGATRTAGKLNVYTHDEEGLQGVAADPDFADNRYLYLYYSPVLDTPPGDAPTTGTEADFAPWKGHLNLSRFTLKADGTLDTASEKVVLEVPNDRGQCCHVGGDIDFDAAGNLYLTTGDDTNPFESQGYAPIDERTDRNPQFDAQRSSGNTNDLRGKLLRIKPTADGGYTVPAGNLFAPGTERTRPEIYAMGFRNPFRMSVDKPTGTVYIGDYGPDAGATDPGRGPSGQVEFDRVTGPGNFGWPYCTGTNTASETYNEYTFPSGPSGAKYDCGAGPANNSFRNTGLPALPAVQPAWIRYAGDAGSPPEFGGGSESPMAGPVYHYDADLDSAVKFPASLDGRFFATEYGRKWIKPVEVKADGSPGAIESFPWTGTQVMDSAFGPDGALYVLDYGTGANDQALYRIEYLAGSNRSPVAKAAADRTSGPLPLDVAFSAAGSEDPEGGTLDYAWDFGDGATSAEAAPQHTYTTAGTYRPTLTVTDPEGLTATASLVVTAGNTAPTVTLTTPADGRLFSFGDSVPFAVTVTDPEDGAVDCSKVKVTYLLGHDSHRHQITSKNGCTGTIDVPVDGEHDSAANIYGVFDAEYTDAGGLTGHGDSVLQPRHRQAEHFAAQSGIEVAGHGTAEGGATVGFTDNGDWISFTPYSLADASRVSARVSSAGPGGTIEVRAGSATGTLLSTLTVQPTGGWETFTDVSAGVSGAPAGATELFLVFKGPTGQGNLFDIDAFTFETEGVTKG encoded by the coding sequence ATGTCTTTGTCATCCCCATCCCGGTCCCGGTGGGCCCGGACGGCGGTCGCCCTCACCCTGGTGGCCGCCGCCGGCCTCACCGCCGGGGCCGCGACCGCCGCACCCTCCGCCCCCACCGCGGCCCATGCCCCCGCCGACATCCCCGCAGCCGACTACCAGCAGGTCCAACTGGCCCTCGGGGCGGCCGAACTGGGCGAGGCCATGTCCCTGGCCGTCCTGCCGGACCGCTCGGTCGTGCACACCGCCCGTGACGGCACGGTCCGCCTCACCGACGCCTCCGGGGCCACCCGGACCGCAGGCAAGCTGAATGTCTACACGCACGACGAGGAAGGCCTGCAAGGCGTCGCGGCCGACCCGGACTTCGCGGACAACCGCTATCTCTACCTCTATTACTCACCCGTGCTGGACACCCCGCCCGGCGACGCCCCCACCACCGGCACCGAGGCCGACTTCGCCCCCTGGAAGGGGCATCTCAACCTCTCCCGGTTCACGCTGAAGGCCGACGGCACCCTGGACACGGCGAGCGAGAAGGTCGTCCTGGAGGTCCCCAACGACCGGGGCCAGTGCTGCCACGTCGGCGGTGACATCGACTTCGACGCGGCCGGGAACCTCTACCTGACCACCGGCGACGACACCAACCCGTTCGAGTCGCAGGGCTACGCGCCGATCGACGAACGCACCGATCGCAACCCGCAGTTCGACGCCCAGCGCTCCTCAGGGAACACCAACGACCTGCGCGGCAAGCTGCTGCGGATCAAGCCCACGGCCGACGGCGGCTACACCGTCCCGGCCGGCAACCTCTTCGCCCCCGGCACCGAGCGGACCCGCCCGGAGATCTACGCCATGGGCTTCCGCAACCCGTTCCGGATGTCCGTCGACAAGCCGACCGGCACGGTCTACATCGGCGACTACGGCCCCGACGCGGGGGCGACCGACCCCGGCCGGGGGCCCAGCGGCCAGGTGGAGTTCGACCGCGTCACCGGCCCCGGCAACTTCGGCTGGCCGTACTGCACGGGCACCAACACCGCATCGGAGACGTACAACGAGTACACCTTCCCGAGCGGTCCGTCCGGCGCCAAGTACGACTGTGGGGCGGGACCGGCCAACAACTCCTTCCGCAACACCGGACTCCCGGCCCTCCCCGCCGTGCAGCCCGCCTGGATCAGGTACGCGGGTGACGCGGGCTCCCCGCCCGAGTTCGGCGGCGGCTCCGAGTCGCCGATGGCGGGGCCCGTCTACCACTACGACGCGGACCTGGACTCGGCGGTGAAGTTCCCCGCCTCGCTCGACGGCCGCTTCTTCGCCACCGAGTACGGCCGCAAGTGGATCAAGCCCGTCGAGGTGAAGGCCGACGGTTCGCCCGGGGCGATCGAATCCTTCCCCTGGACCGGGACCCAGGTCATGGACTCCGCCTTCGGCCCCGACGGCGCGCTGTACGTCCTGGACTACGGCACCGGCGCGAACGACCAGGCGCTCTACCGCATCGAGTACCTGGCCGGCAGCAACCGCTCACCGGTCGCGAAGGCCGCCGCCGACCGGACCTCCGGACCCCTCCCGCTCGACGTCGCCTTCTCGGCGGCCGGCAGCGAGGACCCGGAGGGCGGAACGCTCGACTACGCCTGGGACTTCGGTGACGGGGCCACCTCCGCCGAGGCCGCCCCGCAGCACACGTACACCACCGCCGGGACCTACCGGCCGACCCTGACCGTCACCGACCCGGAAGGGCTCACCGCGACCGCCAGCCTCGTCGTGACGGCGGGCAACACCGCCCCCACCGTCACCCTGACGACCCCGGCGGACGGGCGGCTCTTCTCCTTCGGCGACTCCGTCCCCTTCGCCGTCACGGTCACCGACCCGGAGGACGGGGCCGTCGACTGCTCCAAGGTCAAGGTCACCTATCTCCTCGGCCACGACAGCCACCGCCACCAGATCACCTCGAAGAACGGCTGCACCGGCACCATCGACGTCCCCGTCGACGGCGAGCACGACAGCGCCGCCAACATCTACGGGGTCTTCGACGCCGAGTACACCGACGCGGGCGGACTCACCGGCCACGGCGACAGCGTCCTCCAGCCCCGCCACCGCCAGGCCGAGCACTTCGCCGCGCAGTCCGGCATCGAGGTCGCCGGGCACGGCACCGCCGAGGGCGGCGCCACCGTCGGCTTCACCGACAACGGCGACTGGATCTCCTTCACGCCCTACAGCCTGGCCGACGCCTCCCGGGTCTCGGCCCGGGTCTCCTCCGCCGGACCCGGCGGCACGATCGAGGTCCGCGCGGGCTCGGCCACCGGCACCCTGCTCTCCACCCTGACCGTCCAACCCACCGGCGGCTGGGAGACCTTCACCGATGTCTCGGCCGGTGTGAGCGGCGCGCCCGCCGGCGCCACGGAACTCTTCCTCGTCTTCAAGGGGCCCACGGGCCAGGGGAATCTGTTCGACATCGACGCCTTCACCTTCGAGACGGAAGGGGTGACGAAGGGATGA
- a CDS encoding alpha/beta fold hydrolase: MNPVRHRTATVDGHEILFREAGPADAPTIVLLHGYPTSSFMFRGLIPLLADRYHVIAPDHLGFGHSDAPPVEEFTYTFDALAELTSGLLDQLGLDRYALYVQDYGAPIAMSMAWSPVSNVYAATADEPFELHEQRRTLLRETVRRAVAAD; the protein is encoded by the coding sequence ATGAACCCGGTGCGCCACCGGACCGCCACTGTCGACGGCCATGAGATCCTCTTCCGCGAAGCCGGCCCCGCCGACGCCCCCACGATCGTCCTGCTGCACGGCTACCCAACCAGCTCGTTCATGTTCCGCGGCCTCATCCCGCTGCTGGCCGACCGCTATCACGTCATCGCGCCGGACCACCTCGGCTTCGGCCACTCCGACGCCCCTCCGGTGGAGGAGTTCACCTACACCTTCGACGCCCTCGCCGAACTCACCTCCGGACTGCTCGATCAGCTGGGCCTGGACCGCTACGCCCTCTACGTCCAGGACTACGGCGCTCCCATCGCCATGTCGATGGCCTGGTCACCGGTCAGCAACGTCTACGCGGCCACCGCCGACGAACCTTTCGAGCTGCACGAACAGCGCCGCACACTCCTGCGTGAGACCGTCCGACGCGCCGTCGCCGCCGACTGA
- a CDS encoding YtxH domain-containing protein, translating to MRYRLTFIAGVALGYVLGTRAGRERYEQLKKSARQFAQNPAVRNTAETAAQSGREFAGKAYHAVGEKVGDKVPASVTDRVRSLRGRGSGSVEDDWGTTNT from the coding sequence ATGCGGTACCGGCTCACGTTCATCGCCGGAGTGGCCCTCGGTTACGTGCTCGGCACGCGTGCCGGGCGCGAGCGTTACGAGCAGCTGAAGAAGTCCGCACGCCAGTTCGCCCAGAACCCGGCCGTGCGGAACACCGCCGAGACGGCGGCCCAGAGCGGCCGCGAGTTCGCCGGCAAGGCGTACCACGCGGTGGGCGAGAAGGTCGGCGACAAGGTGCCGGCCTCGGTCACGGACCGGGTGCGGTCGCTGCGCGGACGCGGGTCCGGCAGCGTGGAGGACGACTGGGGGACGACCAACACCTGA
- a CDS encoding acyl-CoA synthetase, whose protein sequence is MPLLPALQDPTGPAAAREAVRFGETSLTYAQLASAADALAARLSGAGRVAVWATPSARTVVAVVAALRAGVPAVPLNPKTGERELTHILADSTPSLVLASATDVLPPALARLERLDVTTAEAPAADGAFPEPSPESPALIVYTSGTTGPPKGAVLPRRAIAASLDALEDAWGWTADDVLVHALPLFHVHGLILGILGPLRRGGSVRHLGRFSTEGVAGELGSGGTMLFGVPTMYHRLAEALDGQQAPDALTKALAGARLLVSGSAALPVHDHERIAAATGRRVIERYGMTETLMNTGVRADGAPRPGTVGPPLRGVELRLVEEDDSALADPGSIGEIQVRGPNLFTGYLNRPDATAEAFTADGWFRTGDMATLDPDGYVRIVGRKATDLIKSGGYKIGAGEIENALLDHPGVKEAAVTGEPDPDLGERIVAWVVPADPAAPPSADELAGHVAAQLSPHKRPRTVRYLDGLPRNDLGKIMKRSLHG, encoded by the coding sequence ATGCCACTTCTGCCTGCCCTCCAGGACCCGACCGGCCCTGCGGCTGCCCGCGAAGCCGTCCGGTTCGGCGAAACCTCCCTGACCTACGCACAGTTGGCCTCGGCCGCCGACGCGCTGGCGGCCCGGCTCTCAGGCGCCGGCCGGGTCGCGGTCTGGGCCACACCCAGCGCGCGGACCGTCGTCGCCGTGGTGGCCGCGCTGCGGGCCGGGGTACCGGCCGTACCGCTGAACCCGAAGACGGGCGAGCGGGAGCTGACGCACATCCTCGCCGACAGCACGCCCTCCCTGGTGCTGGCCTCGGCCACCGACGTACTGCCGCCCGCGCTCGCCCGGCTGGAGCGGCTGGACGTGACCACGGCGGAGGCACCGGCGGCGGATGGCGCGTTCCCCGAGCCCTCCCCCGAGTCCCCCGCCCTGATCGTGTACACCTCGGGCACCACCGGCCCGCCCAAGGGCGCCGTCCTGCCGCGCCGGGCGATCGCCGCCTCGCTGGACGCGCTGGAGGACGCCTGGGGGTGGACCGCCGACGACGTCCTCGTCCATGCCCTGCCGCTCTTCCATGTGCACGGTCTGATCCTGGGCATCCTCGGGCCGCTGCGCCGGGGCGGTTCGGTGCGCCACCTCGGCCGGTTCTCCACCGAGGGCGTGGCCGGGGAGCTGGGCTCCGGCGGCACGATGCTGTTCGGTGTGCCGACGATGTACCACCGGCTCGCGGAAGCGCTTGACGGCCAACAGGCCCCGGACGCCCTCACGAAGGCGCTGGCGGGCGCCCGGCTGCTGGTCTCCGGATCGGCCGCGCTGCCCGTCCACGACCACGAACGGATCGCGGCGGCGACCGGCCGCCGGGTCATCGAGCGGTACGGCATGACGGAGACCCTGATGAACACGGGCGTACGCGCCGACGGCGCCCCGCGCCCCGGCACGGTCGGCCCGCCCCTGCGCGGCGTGGAACTCCGCCTGGTCGAGGAGGACGACAGCGCCCTCGCGGACCCCGGGTCCATCGGCGAGATCCAGGTGCGCGGCCCCAACCTCTTCACCGGCTACCTCAACCGCCCCGACGCGACGGCCGAGGCCTTCACCGCCGACGGCTGGTTCCGTACGGGCGACATGGCCACCCTCGACCCCGACGGGTACGTACGGATCGTCGGCCGCAAGGCCACCGACCTCATCAAGAGCGGCGGCTACAAGATCGGCGCCGGTGAGATCGAGAACGCGCTCCTGGACCACCCCGGGGTCAAGGAGGCGGCCGTCACCGGCGAGCCCGACCCGGATCTCGGCGAGCGGATCGTTGCCTGGGTGGTGCCCGCCGACCCGGCCGCGCCGCCCTCGGCCGACGAACTGGCGGGCCATGTCGCGGCCCAGCTCTCCCCGCACAAGCGCCCGCGCACGGTCCGCTACCTGGACGGACTCCCCCGCAACGACCTGGGCAAGATCATGAAGCGGTCGCTCCATGGCTGA
- a CDS encoding CGNR zinc finger domain-containing protein: protein MDDALLDLLNSRPVINGEERDALGNPAAGRRWAREHGGEGSLAELALLRETRDILRDLVCGEGSPTALTPLLDGVHQVPEVTSDGLRWTVETPPDARLAVGIVLAWATVEKEMPGRLRPCANDGCRLFLLDRSRANRARWCSMAVCGNREKARRHYERTR from the coding sequence GTGGACGACGCGCTGCTGGACCTGCTCAACAGCAGGCCTGTGATCAACGGCGAGGAGCGGGACGCGCTCGGCAACCCGGCCGCAGGCAGACGCTGGGCGCGAGAGCACGGTGGCGAGGGCAGCCTCGCGGAACTGGCGCTGCTCCGCGAGACGCGGGACATCCTGCGGGACCTGGTGTGCGGAGAGGGCTCGCCCACCGCGCTGACCCCGCTGCTCGATGGAGTCCACCAGGTCCCGGAGGTCACTTCGGACGGTCTTCGGTGGACGGTCGAGACACCTCCGGACGCCCGGCTGGCCGTCGGGATTGTTCTCGCCTGGGCCACCGTCGAGAAGGAAATGCCCGGCCGGCTGCGCCCCTGCGCCAACGACGGATGCCGGCTGTTCCTCCTCGACCGCAGCCGTGCCAACCGTGCTCGCTGGTGCTCGATGGCCGTCTGCGGCAATCGCGAAAAAGCCCGTCGCCACTACGAACGCACCCGCTGA